One uncultured Gellertiella sp. genomic window carries:
- a CDS encoding BMP family ABC transporter substrate-binding protein gives MRTTISRRNLMKSVALTGLASAIGARVSLAADEPLGITLVLPSPLGDVGWGHALAAALDPIKAAYGDKVKVTVLENIAEGPDADRIMNKTVADGNKFLIAGSFGYQNGALQIAKRNPDVTVLHASGYEVAPNFSPFAAKYFQGTYLMGMAAAALSKTGKLGSVSAFAIPELITSINAFTLGAQAVNPNVEVSVVWVNSWFDPAKEQEAAKALIAQKCDVIFSNAQDTPSVISACEAAGVYAFNLNSSMKTYAPKTYLGCVATDWSPFFKASVDAHVAGTFKGANAFLGVADKVVEVVDWSADVPADTMARIKDAEAKIASGALSPFAGPLTKADGSEGVAKGVTMTDAEIVAMDWHVKGVTTPLPK, from the coding sequence ATGCGCACCACCATCAGCCGCAGAAATCTCATGAAGAGCGTCGCGCTCACCGGTCTTGCCTCCGCCATCGGGGCCCGCGTCTCGCTGGCGGCAGATGAACCGCTGGGCATCACGCTGGTGCTGCCCTCGCCGCTCGGCGATGTCGGCTGGGGCCATGCGCTTGCCGCAGCACTCGATCCGATCAAGGCCGCCTATGGCGACAAGGTCAAGGTGACGGTGCTCGAAAACATCGCCGAAGGCCCGGATGCCGACCGGATCATGAACAAGACCGTGGCAGACGGAAACAAGTTCCTGATCGCCGGATCCTTCGGCTACCAGAATGGCGCCTTGCAGATTGCCAAGCGCAATCCCGATGTGACGGTGCTGCATGCCTCCGGCTATGAGGTCGCGCCGAACTTTTCGCCCTTTGCCGCAAAATATTTCCAGGGGACCTATCTGATGGGCATGGCGGCTGCAGCGCTGTCGAAGACCGGCAAGCTCGGCTCGGTCTCGGCCTTCGCCATCCCCGAACTCATCACCTCGATCAATGCCTTCACGCTCGGCGCGCAGGCGGTCAACCCCAATGTCGAAGTCTCGGTCGTCTGGGTCAATTCCTGGTTCGACCCGGCCAAGGAACAGGAAGCCGCCAAGGCGCTGATCGCGCAGAAATGCGACGTGATCTTCTCCAATGCGCAGGATACGCCCTCGGTGATCTCGGCTTGCGAGGCGGCAGGCGTCTATGCCTTCAACCTCAATTCCTCGATGAAGACCTATGCGCCGAAAACCTATCTTGGCTGTGTCGCCACCGACTGGTCACCCTTCTTCAAGGCCTCCGTCGATGCCCATGTCGCGGGCACGTTCAAGGGGGCGAATGCCTTCCTCGGCGTTGCCGACAAGGTGGTCGAGGTGGTCGACTGGAGCGCCGACGTGCCTGCCGACACGATGGCCAGGATCAAGGACGCCGAGGCAAAGATTGCCAGCGGGGCCCTGTCACCCTTTGCCGGTCCGCTGACCAAGGCCGATGGCAGCGAGGGCGTTGCCAAGGGCGTGACCATGACCGATGCCGAAATCGTTGCGATGGACTGGCACGTCAAGGGCGTCACCACGCCGCTACCGAAGTAA
- a CDS encoding ABC transporter ATP-binding protein encodes MTAPLLSLRGITKSYGQTLANSGVDLDVAPRSIHAILGENGAGKSTLMKLIYGVEAPDDGEVIWEGEKVDLASPAEARRRGIGMVFQHFSLFETLTVVENISLVVPGRKPALIARIKALGRDFGLEVDPLAHVHQLSVGERQRVEIIRSLLTDPRLLILDEPTSVLPPQSVERLFDTLRRLRDSGVSILFISHKLEEIRAICDHATILRAGRVTGNVDPRDHDAHDLARMMIGRDMPEPVPAVVMPEGERRLEVKSLSHVPGSPFAMPLRDVSLSVRSGEILGIAGISGNGQSELSELISGEIRLSRAERDNIRMMGHAVGDLDPAARRKLGFAFVPEDRLGRGAVPELSLARNTLLTAHRFGLVRHGLVDQAGATGFAETCIRDFDVRTSGPQAEAGALSGGNLQKFIVGREIMLAPKLLFVAQPTWGVDIGAASAIRQRLINLRNAGIAILVISEEIEELFELCDHIQVIHKGRLSPPLVKRETRPEEIGRYMIGAGNAKQGVTA; translated from the coding sequence ATGACCGCTCCTCTTCTGTCGCTGCGCGGGATTACCAAAAGCTACGGCCAGACCCTTGCCAATTCCGGCGTCGATCTGGACGTGGCGCCGCGCAGCATTCACGCCATTCTCGGTGAAAACGGCGCCGGCAAGTCGACACTGATGAAACTCATCTATGGTGTCGAAGCGCCGGATGACGGTGAGGTGATCTGGGAAGGGGAGAAGGTCGACCTTGCCTCGCCCGCCGAGGCGCGGCGGCGCGGCATTGGCATGGTCTTCCAGCATTTCTCGCTGTTTGAGACCCTGACGGTGGTCGAAAACATCTCGCTGGTGGTGCCGGGCCGAAAACCGGCCCTGATTGCCCGCATCAAGGCACTTGGCCGGGATTTCGGCCTTGAGGTCGATCCGCTTGCCCATGTCCACCAATTGTCGGTGGGGGAGCGGCAGCGGGTGGAAATCATCCGCAGCCTGCTCACCGATCCCCGGCTGCTGATCCTTGATGAACCCACTTCCGTGCTGCCGCCGCAATCGGTCGAGCGGCTGTTCGATACCTTGCGGCGGCTGCGCGACAGCGGTGTGTCGATCCTGTTCATCTCCCACAAGCTTGAGGAAATCCGGGCGATCTGCGACCACGCCACCATTCTGCGGGCAGGCAGGGTGACCGGCAATGTCGATCCGCGGGACCACGACGCCCATGATCTCGCCCGGATGATGATCGGTCGTGACATGCCGGAACCGGTCCCCGCCGTCGTCATGCCCGAGGGCGAGCGGCGACTGGAGGTGAAATCCCTCTCCCATGTGCCGGGATCGCCCTTTGCCATGCCGCTCCGCGATGTCTCGCTGTCGGTTCGCTCGGGGGAAATCCTCGGCATTGCCGGGATATCAGGCAATGGCCAGAGCGAGCTTTCCGAGCTGATCTCCGGCGAAATCCGGCTTTCCCGGGCCGAACGGGACAACATCCGGATGATGGGCCATGCGGTGGGCGACCTCGACCCGGCAGCGCGCCGCAAGCTCGGCTTTGCCTTCGTCCCGGAGGACAGGCTGGGGCGCGGCGCGGTTCCCGAATTGTCGCTGGCCCGCAACACGTTGCTCACCGCCCACCGTTTCGGCCTCGTCAGGCACGGACTGGTCGACCAGGCGGGCGCAACCGGTTTTGCCGAGACCTGCATCCGCGATTTTGATGTCAGGACATCAGGACCGCAGGCCGAAGCGGGTGCGCTTTCGGGCGGCAATCTGCAGAAATTCATCGTCGGGCGGGAAATCATGCTGGCCCCGAAACTGCTGTTCGTCGCCCAGCCGACCTGGGGCGTCGACATCGGTGCGGCCTCGGCCATCCGCCAGCGGCTGATCAACCTGCGCAACGCGGGCATTGCCATTCTCGTCATCTCGGAGGAAATCGAAGAATTGTTCGAGCTTTGCGATCATATCCAGGTGATCCACAAGGGCCGCCTGTCGCCGCCGCTTGTCAAGCGGGAGACGAGGCCGGAGGAGATCGGCCGCTACATGATCGGTGCCGGGAATGCCAAACAGGGAGTGACCGCATGA
- a CDS encoding ABC transporter permease, which yields MSAVHALPRLIRREKSSLAMAFLAPVIALVTATVLNLVLYLLMGKDPASVFYAMLLDPFLSWSSFSEVLLKTGPLLLIAQGLAIGFRARVFNIGAEGQFILGAVFASAIPVWFPGAEGMWIWPLMLLLGALGGALWASITAFWRVRLNANEILVSLMMSLVATQVLNYLLLGPWKDPHGFNFPQSVMFQYDALVPLLIPGTRVNVSLLLAVLASVIAWVFMQKSFRGYQLLVGGLAPRAARYAGFSEASAIWLALLISGFVAGLAGAAEVAGPVGQLQRSISTGYGYAAIIVAYLGGLHPLGIIIASLLMAALYIGGDTAMVSANLPIAAVWVFQGSLLLSYLVAQTFVRYRLDWGHSTRRVPS from the coding sequence ATGAGCGCCGTCCACGCCCTGCCGCGTCTGATCCGCCGCGAAAAGTCCTCGCTGGCAATGGCCTTTCTCGCCCCCGTCATCGCGCTGGTGACCGCGACGGTGCTGAACCTCGTTCTCTACCTGCTGATGGGCAAGGACCCGGCAAGCGTCTTCTATGCGATGCTGCTCGATCCCTTCCTGTCCTGGTCGTCCTTTTCCGAAGTGCTGCTGAAAACCGGGCCGCTGCTGCTGATCGCGCAGGGGCTTGCCATCGGCTTCCGGGCAAGGGTGTTCAATATCGGTGCCGAAGGCCAGTTCATCCTCGGGGCGGTCTTCGCCTCGGCGATCCCTGTCTGGTTTCCAGGTGCCGAAGGCATGTGGATCTGGCCGCTGATGCTGCTGCTCGGCGCGCTCGGGGGTGCGCTCTGGGCCTCGATCACCGCCTTCTGGCGGGTCCGGCTCAATGCCAATGAAATCCTGGTGTCGCTGATGATGAGCCTTGTTGCCACCCAGGTGCTGAATTACCTGCTGCTCGGGCCATGGAAAGACCCGCATGGCTTCAATTTCCCGCAATCGGTGATGTTCCAGTATGATGCGCTGGTGCCGCTCCTGATCCCGGGAACGAGGGTCAATGTCTCCCTGCTTCTGGCCGTGCTTGCCTCGGTCATCGCCTGGGTCTTCATGCAGAAGAGCTTTCGCGGCTATCAGCTGCTGGTTGGCGGACTTGCGCCGCGCGCTGCGCGCTATGCCGGGTTTTCCGAAGCCAGTGCCATCTGGCTGGCGCTGCTGATCAGCGGGTTTGTCGCAGGTCTTGCCGGGGCTGCCGAAGTGGCGGGGCCGGTCGGCCAGCTGCAGCGGTCGATTTCGACCGGCTATGGCTATGCCGCGATCATCGTTGCCTATCTCGGTGGGCTGCATCCGCTCGGCATCATCATCGCCTCGCTGCTGATGGCCGCGCTTTATATCGGCGGCGATACAGCCATGGTTTCGGCCAATCTGCCGATTGCCGCTGTCTGGGTGTTTCAGGGCAGCCTGCTGCTGTCCTATCTGGTTGCCCAGACCTTCGTGCGCTACCGTCTCGACTGGGGCCACTCCACACGCAGGGTTCCCTCATGA
- a CDS encoding ABC transporter permease translates to MNAIAFIFAGMLAAATPFLLAALGELVVERSGVLNLGIEGIMALGAVIAFIIVHAGGSHGLGFAAAGLGGVALSLIFAFVTLGFRANQVATGLAIGILGEGLSALFGKTHESQTITGLPTLALPYLSDLPVAGGLFRQDLVVWLSLLATVAIWYVFRHSKIGLLLRAVGENPKAAHAIGYPVILIRLAAIAFGGMMAGFAGAYASTVYTPLWADGMIAGRGWIAIALVVFGTWMTGRIFLGACLFGAVSLMGLAAQTTGLNVPSQLLASLPYLVTIIVLGIISSNRRLLTLNGIASLGEPFEH, encoded by the coding sequence ATGAATGCCATTGCCTTCATCTTCGCCGGCATGCTGGCCGCCGCCACGCCCTTTCTGCTGGCAGCACTCGGCGAACTCGTCGTCGAGCGCTCCGGCGTTCTCAATCTCGGGATCGAGGGCATCATGGCGCTGGGGGCGGTCATTGCCTTCATCATCGTCCATGCGGGCGGCAGCCATGGCCTCGGCTTTGCCGCAGCCGGCCTTGGCGGCGTGGCGCTGTCGCTGATCTTTGCCTTTGTGACGCTGGGCTTCCGGGCAAACCAGGTGGCAACAGGCCTTGCCATCGGCATTCTCGGCGAGGGCCTCTCCGCCCTGTTCGGCAAGACCCATGAAAGCCAGACCATCACCGGCCTGCCGACCCTGGCGCTGCCCTACCTCTCCGATCTACCCGTCGCGGGTGGCCTCTTTCGCCAGGACCTCGTCGTCTGGCTGTCGCTGCTGGCAACCGTGGCGATCTGGTATGTCTTTCGCCATTCGAAAATCGGACTGCTGCTGCGCGCCGTCGGTGAAAACCCGAAGGCCGCCCATGCCATCGGCTATCCCGTGATCCTGATCCGGCTTGCAGCCATTGCCTTTGGCGGCATGATGGCGGGCTTTGCCGGAGCCTATGCCTCGACGGTCTATACGCCGCTCTGGGCCGACGGGATGATTGCCGGACGCGGCTGGATCGCCATTGCGCTGGTGGTGTTCGGCACCTGGATGACGGGCCGGATCTTTCTCGGTGCCTGCCTGTTCGGGGCGGTCTCGCTGATGGGGCTTGCCGCCCAGACCACCGGGCTCAACGTCCCCTCGCAATTGCTGGCTAGCCTGCCCTATCTCGTCACCATCATCGTGCTCGGCATCATCTCCTCGAACCGCCGCCTCCTGACCCTGAACGGCATCGCCTCGCTTGGCGAACCCTTCGAACACTGA
- a CDS encoding cysteine desulfurase-like protein, protein MSQTLTSPSSADGRDFPVDDLRALFPALVKAGDFIFLDNAGGAQVPQAVVDAVATHLVDFNVQRMAKYRHSQGVDRNLAEARETVALLVNAYRPEEVSFGMNATSFIRLVSLGIAWMLQARNEIIVTDMDHDANIATWMALEEAGAKIVWWHMREDGMLHAQDLQPLLNDRTRLVACTVTAHSIGTIVDVAEVGRLAHAAGAEVFLDSVHYGPHGLIDVQAWNCDYLVCSGYKNFSPHMGFLWGRYEALCRLPTFKEDFIPDVPPYKIEVGTFTYENVAGMNAAIHYLEALGRRFLTGNGHSRRAALAAAMGAIRDYELTLSRGMIAVLRKHGATIYGISDEARLARRVPTICFNIPGLTPQHIAAEMGKAGIGLRDGHMFAPRLMQRLGLAMETGALRVSLVHYNKVEEIARFDRVLGEIIARKN, encoded by the coding sequence ATGAGCCAGACATTGACCTCCCCATCGTCGGCTGACGGCAGGGATTTCCCGGTCGACGACCTCCGTGCGCTGTTTCCGGCGCTGGTCAAGGCGGGGGATTTCATCTTTCTCGACAATGCCGGGGGTGCGCAGGTGCCGCAGGCGGTGGTCGATGCGGTCGCCACCCATCTCGTCGATTTCAACGTGCAGCGCATGGCGAAATACCGGCACAGCCAGGGCGTCGACCGCAATCTTGCCGAAGCCCGCGAGACGGTCGCGCTGCTGGTCAATGCCTACCGTCCGGAGGAAGTCTCCTTCGGCATGAATGCCACCTCCTTCATCCGGCTGGTCAGCCTCGGCATTGCCTGGATGCTTCAGGCGCGCAACGAGATCATTGTTACCGACATGGATCACGATGCCAATATCGCCACCTGGATGGCGCTCGAGGAAGCGGGCGCAAAGATCGTCTGGTGGCACATGCGGGAAGACGGGATGCTGCATGCGCAGGATCTCCAGCCGCTGTTGAATGACCGCACCCGGCTGGTTGCCTGCACCGTCACCGCCCACTCGATCGGCACCATCGTCGATGTCGCCGAAGTCGGCAGGCTGGCGCATGCGGCGGGCGCGGAAGTGTTTCTCGACAGCGTTCACTACGGACCGCACGGGTTGATCGACGTGCAGGCGTGGAATTGCGATTATCTCGTCTGTTCCGGCTACAAGAATTTCTCGCCGCATATGGGTTTTCTCTGGGGGCGCTACGAGGCGCTGTGCCGGTTGCCGACCTTCAAGGAAGATTTCATCCCCGATGTGCCGCCCTACAAGATCGAGGTCGGTACCTTCACCTATGAGAATGTCGCGGGCATGAATGCGGCGATCCACTATCTCGAAGCGCTCGGTCGGCGGTTTCTCACCGGCAACGGCCATTCCCGCCGCGCGGCCCTTGCCGCCGCCATGGGCGCAATCCGCGATTATGAACTGACCCTGTCGCGCGGGATGATCGCGGTGCTGAGAAAGCATGGCGCGACGATCTACGGCATTTCGGATGAGGCGCGTCTTGCCCGGCGTGTGCCGACGATCTGCTTCAACATTCCCGGTCTGACGCCGCAGCATATCGCCGCCGAAATGGGCAAGGCGGGGATCGGCCTGCGCGATGGCCACATGTTCGCGCCGCGCCTGATGCAGCGGCTTGGCCTTGCCATGGAAACCGGCGCGCTCCGGGTGTCGCTGGTACATTACAACAAGGTGGAGGAAATCGCCCGGTTTGACCGGGTGCTCGGCGAGATCATTGCGCGAAAAAATTGA